One Anguilla rostrata isolate EN2019 chromosome 15, ASM1855537v3, whole genome shotgun sequence genomic window carries:
- the LOC135241242 gene encoding serine/threonine-protein kinase pim-3-like: protein MEMPMPKEVGLFQMVNTPSSHPNVLKLFDWFDRPASYVMAMERPDPCKDLFTYCQEQGGVLDEDQARSVTGQLLGALQHCHSHGVVHRDVKPENILIQTDTKEIKLIDFGCGDPLKDTAYTEFSGTPEFLPVEWFEKEQFLAGPGTVWSVGVTLYNIVCGNDPFTTYTGREMRHVEFCAGLSSGEEPAGEG from the exons ATGGAAATGCCAATGCCCAAGGAAGTCGGGCTGTTTCAGATGGTTAACACCCCATCGAGTCATCCCAATGTCCTGAAACTCTTCGACTGGTTCGACAGACCTGCTTCATATGTAATGGCAATGGAGCGTCCAGACCCCTGCAAGGACCTGTTCACGTACTGCCAAGAACAGGGGGGTGTGCTGGATGAGGACCAGGCGCGAAGTGTGACCGGGCAGCTACTGGGGGCGCTACAGCACTGCCACAGTCATGGAGTGGTTCACCGCGATGTAAAACCAGAGAACATCCTGATCCAGACAGACACAAAGGAGATCAAACTGATCGACTTTGGGTGTGGGGACCCACTGAAGGACACCGCGTACACCGAATTCTCTG GGACCCCCGAATTCTTGCCAGTCGAATGGTTTGAAAAAGAACAGTTTCTGGCGGGCCCTGGGACGGTGTGGTCAGTGGGTGTGACCCTGTACAACATCGTCTGCGGTAACGATCCCTTCACTACGTACACCGGCAGGGAAATGCGGCACGTGGAGTTCTGTGCGGGGCTGTCATCAGGTGAGGAGCCAGCAGGAGAGGGCTGA
- the LOC135241095 gene encoding protein S100-B-like — translation MSVPVLEISIFAASPQRLKMTDLENSLETIIEVFHKYAEKEGDKNKLKKSELKDLINNELSAFLGHVKDQATMDSLMETLDTDGDSECDFQEFMTFITMVIICCHDFFEHHEDE, via the exons ATGTCAGTGCCTGTCCTGGAAATAAGCATCTTCGCAGCTTCTCCGCAGCG GTTAAAAATGACTGATTTAGAGAATTCCCTGGAAACCATAATTGAAGTATTCCACAAATAtgcagagaaagaaggagaCAAGAACAAACTGAAGAAGAGTGAACTGAAAGACCTGATCAACAATGAGCTGTCAGCATTTTTAGGG CATGTGAAAGACCAGGCCACGATGGACAGTCTGATGGAGACCCTGGACACGGATGGAGATTCGGAATGCGACTTCCAGGAGTTCATGACCTTCATCACCATGGTAATCATCTGCTGCCATGACTTCTTTGAACACCATGAAGACGAGTAG